GAAACTGTCAGTTTTCTGAGTATTGGTTTGCTTGACTTTCTCTCTACAGCAGAATTAAAAATGCTCAGGAATTGAGAGAGTTTTAATTGTACTCTTTTTACCCGGCTTTGTTCATAGATTTCCGCTTACCCAAAATCATCTATTTTAAATGCTACATTTATGGTGTATTATTTTGACAGCTTTTTATCATGCTCAAACTCAAAACAGGGCCACCATCATAAGCTAGAAATGTTGATAAGTTAACCAGtgaaataatacaataatatttgGTTTTGGTAATcgataattatttgattgttttatttttatttgttctgcATCATTTTTCTGAACTGAatatgacattgtttttttttttttttttttttacttcacaGACTCATGGCATTGCTGAATATATAGCTCAGGTGAGAACTTCATCCTTACTCTTGGCATGTCATCTCCACACATGTTAACTTAGACACTGCTGGTTTGCAAATACTTTTACTTTTCAGCAGAACTTAAATTACTTATTTTCAGTTGCGAGGTTGATTTTACAATGGTATTGGAATATGTGGGTTCTATTTCTAAGTGAATACAATTGAACTTTTTACCTgaggtttttaatttattgattgcaGGAGGAAATGGACCGGAAGAATGGTTACTGGTGGTCACTTGACAGCCAATTTATTGCATTTACACAAGTTGATTCATCTGAGATACCTCTTTTTAGAATTATGCACCAAGGAAAAAGCTCTGTTGGTTCAGAAGCACAGGAAGACCATCCTTATCCCTTTGCAGGAGCTTCAAATGTCAAAGTTCACCTCGGGGTAGTTTCTGTTCATGGTGGTTCTGTGACTTGGTTGGATCTTCTCTGTGGAGGAACAGAAAAACCAGATAACGAGGATGAATATTTGGCCAGAGTCAATTGGATGCATGGAAATATTCTCATAGCTCAAGTTTTGAACAGGtctcattcaaaattaaaacttattaagtttgatatcaagGCGGGGAAAAAAGAAGTCATATATGTGGAAGAACAATTGCCATGGATTAATTTACATGACTGCTTCACTCCCCTGGACAAAGGAATCACTAAATATTCTGAAGGATTCATTTGGGCGAGTGAAAAGACAGGATTTAGACATTTGTATCTGCATGATGCAAATGGGACATGCTTAGGACCAATTACTGAAGGTGACTGGATGGTTGAGCAAATTGCTGGTGTAAATGAGGCTGCGGGAATGATATATTTTACTGCAACTCGAGATGGACCATTGGAATCGCATCTTTATCGTGCTAAACTGTTCCCAGATGAAAAAAATGCCTTGCAGGCTCCAGTGAGATTAACAAATGGTAAGGGGAAACACTCGGTTGTGCTTGATCACCACTTGCAGAATTTTGTTGATATCCACGATTCCCTCGATTGTCCCCCTAGAGTTTCGCTCTGCTCCTTGATCGATGGAAGAGAAATTATGCCTCTGTTTGAACAGGCTTTCACCATTCCAAGATTTAAAAGGCTGGAACTTGAGCCTCCAAAGATAGTTCAGATACAGGCAAACGATGGGACCATATTGTATGGGGCTTTATATGAGCCTGACCCAACTAGATTTGGACCGCCACCATACAAAACCTTGATCAGTGTGTATGGTGGCCCCAGTGTACAGTATGTATGTGATTCTTGGATAAGTACAGTTGACATGAGAGCACAATATCTTCGGAGCAAAGGCATCTTAGTGTGGAAGGTTAGTGTTTTAAACATAGATGTATTGGCTATgtacttgatttgattttgattttattgtttttggctCCTCATCTAGTGAGACCAATTAGAATATTTGTTACTTTCTTACCTAAAATCACATAAATGGTTCAATTCTGCTGTTTGTATCCATAGAGAGTTGCCTGTTCGAATCCCCAGCGTAAGCATGCTCCcaatttgtaatattttctgCTCGTTTTGCTGAATGGAAGCTCACATTTTTGTAATGCATGTGCTTAAGATAGATGCTACTTAGATGTTGAATTCATTCAGTCACCAAAATTTAGGAGATGGAATGTTGTCAAATCTGAAACTGGTGGTGGTTAATGTTTCAATATTCATGCACAGAAACTTAACAAGTCTGGAAGTTGAGCTTGAAAAAGACTGGGAACTGTCATTTTATTGGTGTAGATGCTTGTTAACTTGGAGACATCTCGTAGGTCAACATCTTACAACCACTAGCTTATAGATTAGTTGCTTAATGGgtgataacaaaaacaaaaaaagtttatgCCTATACATTAACATCTTAAATATTTCTTAAGTGAAGAAAGTTTGTTACCTGAATTGTCTCTTTCTTTCACCCTTGACAGTTGGATAACAGAGGAAGTGCTCGTCGTGGGCTAAAGTTTGAAGGTGCTCTGAAAGGAAATCCCGGCCGCTTTGATGCCGAGGATCAGCTCGCTGGAGCTGAATGGCTCATTAAACAAGGACTGGCAAAAGCTGGTCATATTGGGTTGTATGGATGGAGTTATGGGGGATATATGTCAGCTATGATCTTGGCAAGGTTCCCTGATGTCTTCCGTTGTGCAGTCTCTGGTGCGCCTGTAACCTCCTGGGATGGATATGACACATTCTATACTGAGAAATACATGGGATTGCCTTATGAGAATCCAACAGGTTATGAGTACGGCTCTGTGATGCATCATGTGCACAAGTTAAAAGGGAGGTTGTTACTGGTGCATGGGATGATTGATGAAAATGTGCATTTTAGACACACTGCAAGGCTTGTAAATGCACTCGTGGCAGCTGGAAAACCCTATGAACTATTGATTTTTCCAGACGAACGACACATGCCCCGTCGGCAAACAGACCGAATTTACATGGAAGAGAGAATTTGGGAGTTCTTCGAGAGAAATCTGtgaagtaatttttgtttatagaTTCATGTTGTCGCAGAGAAAATTCTgcatcttttttcttcaatatttcttGCATATCATAAAATCAAGGGGTCCTTCCCTTTTCAACATCAACTTTCACTGcattatgttttgatattgcCATCTGTACtgtgcattttctttttattcaatgagCCTCGTTTCAAATTGATTACTATCTGCATATTCAGCTGCCTTGAAGTCATGGATAGCAATATCTGCATAAAATTCGAGCCCTTTGTTCTCCTTCGTGCAAAGAAGCAACACATTAGCTCCAGTGATACAAGGAGACCGAATAATCTATTAACGTTGAATATTCTTAGCTTGTACAAAAATCGAAAGAGAAATTAAGTTCTTATTGTACGAAAAATGGATGGCTCGGCCTTTCTTCACTGCGGCAGCCTCTGAAACACGGATTTTCAACAACagattaataaatctagaaATTAAGGGGACACATCCAAAGTCGAACAGGCAAGCCCAGATGCTAGCCTGTGTCTACCAGGCAGATATTGGACCAGTTCGGCTACTTGGTAGCGTTGGCCATGTTTTCTGCTGTTTTATTTTACAAactatttagttaattaataaacatttgTTACTATTCATGAATCCCACAATTTATTgcatttgaaatgcaaaaaaaaaaaaaaaaaacagctagaAGCTGCTTCCTGCATGGCAAAATGCTCAACCGTGCTCCACTATTTAGTGAACAGTGGAACATgatttcactgttcacgtgaacagttttttttttaaaaaaaccattgcagttaattgattttactcgcATTGATCACGTGAATAtgaacaacaatattttttttttaaattagtttaaggtaaattaaatttactcgtactgtaatcttaactttattcttgataatattttacttaatttttcttgtcgaatgaattttgtacgtaatgggattgtagatagttttttgttaaagtaattttttttttaatataaaatatgatttatttcatcatgtaatagtaatagttaaatccacaatatttaaattaaaaaccatcaatattaatatatattttttaaaaattattttataacttttaatttcaaaagcattcttaatcaaacacattaaactattttttcttcaacttcaatttcaaccacagttttaatcaaatatctattttttcaaaccaacctcaaagtactttttaaaaaacaatttttttcaaatcacaactatAACAACTaacataataccaaacacactctattATTTCAGATACAGTGAAATAGCAAAACTCAAATTTTCACAGCTTTGTCCCGGGATAGTGTATTTTAAGCATCTTCATGGATATGAAGATCCAAGCAATTGCTCGCCCAATTCCACAAGTCCCCCGAAGCCCTTCTCATCTCTACTGTTTCCAACCGTTGGTCCAACACCGTATCATTGCTCCTGCAGACAGAAGCAGAAACGTTTCCCCTTCGTTGTGTAAACACGCCACGATCCATCAAGGGTTCTGCTCCTGCATTTCAAAGAAATTTGATGAGGAATCCATTAATTCGATCGGGACATGTAATCAATTCCACTATAGGTTCTCGCGGCGGATTGCATTGCTTTAAACTTGATCGTCGTCTCTGCTGCGATACAGAGTATGTTTTGTGGATCCTGCTACTAGAGAGTTCAGCTACGTCAGCTGGCTATGGACATTCATTCTGAAGCGTTTGGCTATAACAGTAAGATAAAGGCTTCTTTTCCTTGCAATTGATACAGGATCCAAGTGcttaattgttttctatttttttattattattaacaaataacGTATAAATGTAAGATGCTGCAACATCATTGACAGTTCAAAGACGAATCCATTTTtagaaatcattaaattaatcccatcatcattattattatgatatattataattttcttgaaatataaaaatttaataactgtTTGTGGTATATATCTCTCATTCATCCTCAAATAAATTCTTCGTTTTGGTTCTTAATAAAGGAAGGATCTTATGTTGCCTTGAGTGGCACGCTAATCCTTTGAATCCTACCAGTGATCAGATATGGCGAAAATCAGGTTTGTACTCTCCTAATGATCAGTGTTTCGATGTCACTGGGATTAAGGACTGGCTTGTTTTGTATTGCGGTACTTGAAACtgtgtttgatttgaaaaatattaaattaatattattttggagtgttttaataaatttaatgtgttaacttcaaaaaataaaaaaaatcattctaatatattttaaaataaaaaataaaaaataaaaaactatgtatcctgaataaaaaaacacaaatttactTATCCTAATATACCCTTTTTTTGATTTGTGGGCTATGAATGAGGTTGGAAGCTATTTGTTTGGGATAgtggttgtggttatttttaaaatattttttatttaaaaatatattaaaataatattaattttttttttttaaaattatttttgatatcaacgtatcaaaattatctgaaaaacatccaaaaaatattaatttgaagtaaagaaaaaaataaaaatttcttaaaattttttgaaaaggcttttgaaatataaaaaataaacatggacAAATCTGTTTGCTCTGCTACAAATGATGAAGATTACCAGgttggttttttaagttttttagtgcATGAATCGGTTTATCAAATtacttataatattttctaaatgttttgaattaaaatttagttaaaaaaatcgGTTTTCAAGTCAAAGAAACTTCTACCTCGATTTGTTATttcttaattcttaatacctagCATAGAATGACAGTAGGACGACTAGCttacatcaaaatataaactGATAAACTCAATAAATAgcttgaaggaaaaaaagaaatattatttttgagattcATTTAAGGAGAAAATAAATGCATGAACAAGGCGGTTATAAATCTTAAAGGGTTAGTCGTCTGGCGATtagaatcactaaaaaaaaaaaaaaaagatagctcCAAATCCCGAAGATTTGTctacaaaatcattaaaatatattaaaatcctGCTTTTAATCCGGCTTCTCTATTTAAAAACCCTAGGCCTCTTGCCCTCCCTATATTTTCCCCTTGAGCGATTGTTCCCACCGGCTCTAACTCCAAAACCATGGCGGCTAGCATCTGCTCCTCCTTCAACAATGACATTGTCATAGATATTCTTGCCAGGCTACCGGTCAAAACCCTCCTTCGTTTCAAATCTGTTTCTAAACCCATGCTCTCCGTCATCACCAACCCTAGATTTATCACCTACCATCTACACCAATCCACCAAAAACTCCTCCCTCGTATTTCATTGTTCCCACGATGAGTTCCCCGTATCAATGCTCTACTACACTGAACCCACCACTCTCCGTGTCGTGCATATACCACCATCTATGACGGATCGTTCTCTCAAACCACGTATACGTATTAAGGGTTCCTGTGGCGGTTTGCTATTCATGGAAATCTATTATGGTTGCTGCATGTTTCATTATGGTTTGTGGAATCCTGCCACCAGACAGTTCAAGAAAGTTACAGGGCCCCAGCAGTGTATAAATCTTCTTGCTGAAGGGTTTGGCTATGGCAGCAAGATTAATGACTATAAGTTAGTCAGAATTGGGTATTTCTTGCACCCTCGCACCCTAAGAACGCGTTACGATCGAAGGCGAATGGATTCTGTTGTTCGAGCTTTGGTGTTCTCTTGGAAAACAGAATCTTGGAGAACAGTTGAAGATGTTGCGCTGCTTGGCGGTCGCTTTAGCGATGCTGTTGCCTTGAAGAGTGACTTGTATTGGAAGGTAAGTGGAGTAGAAAATTTGGCCAACGAAGGAGTCCTCGCATTTGATTCTGACACTGATATGTTTAGAAGGATAGAGCTTCCGAGTTTGAATCAATCGATTCCGAGCTACTCGATGACCATCACTGGATTCAAGGATTCTCTCGGACTCTTTGTATTTCTCGAATCTAGTTCAAACTCAGCTTTTGATCTATGGGTGCTGAATGAGAGCAGAATTGGCGGTGATTATATCAAGAGCTGGAGTAAGTTGCTTACTGTTGGTCCAATGTCAAGAATTGGATGGCCAATATTGGCATGGAGAGGCAAAATAATCCTGAAGAGTCCGAATGATGAAAAAGACGGTTTTTTCTTGTATGATCCAATTACCCGAGAAGCCATTGATGTTCCAATATCAAGTTCTGGAGTTTATGATAATGCGGAGACTCTAGCTTCAGTTGATGGAACATCCAATCTTTTGCTGGAGGATGCTCCTCTCTGAGTTTGTGATGCAGATTACAATATTTTGTGATGCAGTTTCTTCCTGTAAGGGGAAGGTAAGTCAAGGTTCTGGCCTTGCATGCATCAACGCTAAGgtatctctctttttctattttttccctAGAAAGAAAAACTCTCCATCTTTAGAGATTAATTCTGCTGATATCTGTGCTTTGTGGAAATTGATAATTCCACTTGGAACTCGTAGCCAATGTGATGGATTCTGCACTATTTTCTTGGTTAGCTAAAgtacttttaaatcttaaatttcaACTAGAATGTTTTTCTCTCAATAAAAGTCATTTTTTAATGAGTTTATATGTGTGTGAATTGAGACACCGTCCACTGTCATGATGAACTCTTGACACGTACGCAAGcaataattttgagattttaccTAATGATAGCATGACTTGcccttataaaaaaagaaatttaatatttttccaaaaataagatatttaaatATGGAATAAATGATTAtaacaatattatttcatttagaAACAGAATTAAgcctaattaaacaaattaaaaatagctAATAACGGAATTAGGGAAATTTTTTTACCTTATTCCTTTCGAActagaaggaaaaaataaaaaacaaaatcatcttAATCAACCctttaatctttatatatatatataaagaaacttGAAGTCGGTTCCTCATTAGCTAGGTCGGCAAATATAGCATTTATAAAATCTTAGTTGAGCCCTAGGGCATCATCCATAAATTCTGGCCCTTCAAGCCTACATCTATTGCCTCCTCTTTCCCATGAAATCCTCTGGAAATCAATCCTAGCAAACGCCATGGAAAAAGGAAATAGTAATGGTTGTCCATTATCTCTTGCCGTAAGATacgtaaatttatatatatacgaTCGCATTCTCTCAAGATTGCCTGTCAAGTCCTCAATCGGATTCGAGTCTGTATCCAGACACTGGCTTTCTCTCATCACGAACCCTAAATTTATAATCACCCATCAAGACCTTTCCAACAAACGCCCCTCTCTTTTATTCACTGAATCCCACAAGAATCTATCCCCTCGAATATCGTTTCTCCGCCACACAGAAACTATAACTTCCCATCCTGCTCGAATTCCACGATGCATGAAGGACACAGTGCTGCATTCAGAGAAAAAATTACTTGACAAATCCATAGCAGGTTCTTGTGGCGGTTTGATTTGTATAAAACTTTTATGCTACAAGGACTTGGAGTATGCGCTGTGGAATCCTGCATGCTACCAGACGGATCAAGCGAATCAAATTGCCCCAACACAGGCGCGTGCGTATTTTGTCAGAAGGGTTTGGGTGTAGTAGTGAGATAAATGATTATAAGACGGTGAGAATTGGTCTTTTCTATCGTTTTCCGAGTTCTGATTCTGATGATGATTCTGGTGATAGGAGGGAACGAAGGAGGCTGGATCCTGTTATTCGAACTCTAGTGTTCTATTGGAGAACATATTCCTGGAGAGTAGTTGAGGATTGGGGGATGGGTTAGTAATTTAGTCTTAAAAtctaacatatataaatattatgttatttagtgtttgaaataatgattaattactatatttatatacttagatttcttctttttagactaagaaaacttaaaacttataataaaaatttaaatacatgcaaaaacattttcaatttgaaaGATTTAAAGACCctctaatgataaaattaatatatttatgagaaaaacaataaatgatttaaaaaaactttaaaatcaagaaaaaaaaatatttgttcttgagttttaaaaatgattaatacTCTAAAATCTATATAAgtttatattaaaagataaaaaattctaaacctTTACATGAATGATTCAGAGGTATCCATGACATCAATGAGGGGCAAATATCTCATACATATGATTAATGagataataaatatgataagtCTCTTAATAAATTTTGCATACATTTAAGAGTATTGAAAATTCGTTATATCAAATATGAATGACTCACATAATTATCTTAGATTGAAAGGCATGACGGTTTATCAtgtcttcaatatttttaatttaaagtatcGTCTAGGATCAAGTATATaccattaaaatttgataatggTTGAATCCAAATGCTTTGGTTAGTCATATTTGACTGATTGCTATGTCTAGATAGGTTCTTTAGGTCTGACAAGTTTGCAAGATCTATTTTACCATAAACTTGGCTAATTGTCAAGCATAAATCATTTGGGTCCGATGTGTTTTTCAAATCTACACTACTTTTTAGATCTGAAATGTTTGtcaaaacttttttgttttaaaattttttctattta
The sequence above is drawn from the Populus alba chromosome 15, ASM523922v2, whole genome shotgun sequence genome and encodes:
- the LOC118057143 gene encoding uncharacterized protein — its product is MQSVDENQSENKKLKRLRSLSNNMPLTDNTTPQNVEDSILFPIEEIVQSPLPGYVAPTSIGFSADDSLVTCLFSPDHTLSRKVFAFDLKNGKQELFFGPPDGGLDESNISAEEKLRRERLRERGLGVTRYEWVKTGLKKKAIMVPLPAGIYLQELYSPKPELKLPSSSLSPIIDPHISPDGTMLAYVRDSELHVLNFLFNESKQLTHGAQGNTMTHGIAEYIAQEEMDRKNGYWWSLDSQFIAFTQVDSSEIPLFRIMHQGKSSVGSEAQEDHPYPFAGASNVKVHLGVVSVHGGSVTWLDLLCGGTEKPDNEDEYLARVNWMHGNILIAQVLNRSHSKLKLIKFDIKAGKKEVIYVEEQLPWINLHDCFTPLDKGITKYSEGFIWASEKTGFRHLYLHDANGTCLGPITEGDWMVEQIAGVNEAAGMIYFTATRDGPLESHLYRAKLFPDEKNALQAPVRLTNGKGKHSVVLDHHLQNFVDIHDSLDCPPRVSLCSLIDGREIMPLFEQAFTIPRFKRLELEPPKIVQIQANDGTILYGALYEPDPTRFGPPPYKTLISVYGGPSVQYVCDSWISTVDMRAQYLRSKGILVWKLDNRGSARRGLKFEGALKGNPGRFDAEDQLAGAEWLIKQGLAKAGHIGLYGWSYGGYMSAMILARFPDVFRCAVSGAPVTSWDGYDTFYTEKYMGLPYENPTGYEYGSVMHHVHKLKGRLLLVHGMIDENVHFRHTARLVNALVAAGKPYELLIFPDERHMPRRQTDRIYMEERIWEFFERNL
- the LOC118057160 gene encoding putative F-box protein At1g32420; the encoded protein is MAASICSSFNNDIVIDILARLPVKTLLRFKSVSKPMLSVITNPRFITYHLHQSTKNSSLVFHCSHDEFPVSMLYYTEPTTLRVVHIPPSMTDRSLKPRIRIKGSCGGLLFMEIYYGCCMFHYGLWNPATRQFKKVTGPQQCINLLAEGFGYGSKINDYKLVRIGYFLHPRTLRTRYDRRRMDSVVRALVFSWKTESWRTVEDVALLGGRFSDAVALKSDLYWKVSGVENLANEGVLAFDSDTDMFRRIELPSLNQSIPSYSMTITGFKDSLGLFVFLESSSNSAFDLWVLNESRIGGDYIKSWSKLLTVGPMSRIGWPILAWRGKIILKSPNDEKDGFFLYDPITREAIDVPISSSGVYDNAETLASVDGTSNLLLEDAPL